The Malus sylvestris chromosome 12, drMalSylv7.2, whole genome shotgun sequence genome contains a region encoding:
- the LOC126593889 gene encoding probable WRKY transcription factor 49, whose translation MEEAMGATWSDGSEEELVRELLDNESPFFVLPEESVQSRTTSAFGKEAINGFIPNVYSGPTIQDIETALSVTTGTVQPQELSNARLSLLERGLSKVEHKYILKIKSCGNGIMADDGYKWRKYGQKSIKNSPNPRSYYRCTNPRCSAKKQVERSSEEPDTLIITYEGLHLHFAYPFFDFNNQAQNSSPSMKKPKKKTSVPQAEDHDREAQESLRSVTPDPVRDLPPGPFPGRHQGFVEEERSSQGLLQDMVPFMIRNPKPSSASSNSTCSSSRSSPTSPSSLSWVSSYFDVGINHNFG comes from the exons ATGGAGGAAGCAATGGGTGCTACGTGGTCGGACGGCTCAGAGGAAGAGCTGGTGAGGGAGCTTCTGGACAATGAGTCACCGTTCTTTGTGCTACCGGAGGAATCTGTGCAGTCCCGAACGACTAGTGCTTTCGGCAAAGAGGCTATCAACGGGTTTATCCCTAACGTCTATTCTGGTCCGACAATCCAAGATATTGAAACTGCTTTGTCTGTCACAACGGGAACAGTCCAGCCCCAAGAACTTTCAAATGCCAg GCTGTCGTTGCTAGAAAGGGGTCTGAGTAAGGTTGAGCATAAGTATATTCTGAAGATCAAAAGCTGTGGAAATGGAATAATGGCTGATGATGGTTATAAATGGAGGAAATATGGCCAGAAGTCCATTAAGAATAGCCCAAATCCTAG gaGCTACTACAGGTGCACAAATCCAAGATGCAGTGCCAAAAAGCAAGTAGAGAGGTCCAGTGAGGAACCAGACACGCTCATTATCACCTATGAAGGGCTCCATTTGCACTTCGCATATCCATTTTTTGACTTCAACAACCAGGCCCAAAACTCCAGCCCGTCAATGAAGAAGCCCAAGAAGAAAACCTCGGTGCCCCAAGCCGAAGACCACGACAGAGAAGCCCAAGAAAGTCTGAGAAGCGTTACTCCCGATCCAGTTCGGGATCTGCCACCCGGTCCGTTTCCGGGCCGGCATCAAGGGTTtgtggaagaagaaagaagctcACAAGGATTGCTTCAAGATATGGTGCCATTCATGATTAGGAACCCTAAACCATCAAGTGCTTCTTCAAACTCTACATGTTCCTCTTCTCGTTCATCTCCAACCTCTCCTTCTTCTCTATCATGGGTTTCTTCCTATTTTGACGTGGGTATAAATCATAATTTTGGATGA